DNA from Gramella sp. MAR_2010_147:
CTGGCTTTATGAAAAAGCCGTTAAGTTTAATCTAATTTATAGTAACCCCAAAATTTTTGCCGATTATTTCGTTAGTAAACTACCTTTTATCATATTCTTTTACCTACCTGTTTTCGCGTTATTTATATGGCTTCTTTACCTGCGCCGTCCTTTTAACTACATGGAACATCTAGTTTTTGCATTTCATGTGCAAACCACACTCTTTGTTCTTTATATAATTGCTTATTCAATAGATTATTTACTTAAAACTAACTGGGCTTTTACTCTTGCTAATACTGTATTTATATTCTATTTATATAAGTCCATGCGAAATTTTTATGGGCAAGGCCGTGTTAAAACGATTTTAAAGTTCATATTATTAAACATAATATTCTTTACATTAGCTATAATAGCTGCGATTATAGCTATAATTGTTTCTTTTTCAATTTTCTAAGATGGTTCAGCAGGTAACAAAAGGCATAAAAATTTCAGTCGAAACTCATTTCGAAGGGATGTTCTACAAAGAGTATAGAATACAGTTTGCCTTTGGTTATAAAATCATCATAGAGAATCAAAGTAATGATGCAGTTCAACTGGAATCCAGGTTCTGGGAAATAAAAGATGCACTTAATGAAACGCAAACAGTTTGCGGTGAGGGTGTAATTGGCAAACAACCTGTTCTACAACCTGGGGAGATTCACAGCTATCAAAGCGGATGTGTATTAACCGGGCCGTTTGGTGCTATGAAAGGTCACTATAATATGCTTAATTTCAGTAACTCTAAAACTTTTATAGTAAATATACCCTCCTTTAAACTTTGCGCTCCCTATGCATTAAACTGAAGATAGTTCTTAGTCTTCTCTTTCTTTACAAGACTTTCATACAAAAATCTTAATTCGCTAGACGTATTCTGCACCTGGGTTATACTTTGTGTTTTTAAAAAACCTCGATCAATAATAAGATTAAACTCCTTATCTCCTTCTCCAGCATTATGATGAAAGTCAAGTAAACTTTCAGAAGAAAGGCCTTTAGTCTCTTTCAGGTTTTTAAACCATTTAATTCGTTTAGATTTCATGTGCTCTGAATAGAGTGGTGATGAAGACCATATATGTTCTTTCATAGAGAGTCTGGTAAGCTTTCTTGCTGTTCCATTCCAAATGAATTCATAAAAAGCGAGCCCGTTATGCCAGTCTACAACGATCATTGTAAAAGGCTCTATATTCTTCAGATCATATTCTTTGAATAAGCTCTTCAAATTATTTTTAGCTAAAAAATCCTTTACAACCACGCCCCTGCTTTTTCTATACTCCGGTTTTCTAACGTGAGGCTTTTCAGCTCCATTAATAAGACAAACGCAGCGTAGATTTTCACTTACTCCTATCCAGGTTCCTCCAGCCTTCTCGTCCTTAGGAAAAAAAAGCTTTTTTCCCCTGTAAATTTCCTCCTCTGGAGCAAGCGTGTTTCTGCTTACTGCTTCATCTCTGTTCGAAGTTAAAATAAAACCATCCATAGAGCCTGGATGTGGAACTAAAGTGATCGTACACATGTTTAAATATCAAATTTTTAAGGAAAATTACAAAAAAAGTTAAGCTTTCGTGAAGTGCATATACTTCTTCTTCTAAACCGCTTTATTTTTTTACCTTTAGCGCAATTAAAAAACAATCGAAAAAAAGCAAAAATAATATTATGGGAAAAGGATTTTTTCACGTTCCCGTGGCAGTTAACGAACCAGTTAAAAGTTACGCACCAGGAACCCCGGAAAGAGAAGAAGTGTTACTTACTTACAAAGATCTTTACAACGCCAAAACTGAGGTACCTTTATACATTGGATCTGACGCGATCAAAACAGGAGACACAAAAACTATCAATCCCCCGCACGATCATAAACATGAGGTAGGAACTTACCATCTTGCCAAGAAAAAACATGTGGAAAAAGCTATTGAAACAGCTTTGGAAGCAAGAAAAAAGTGGTCTAAACTGGAGTGGGAACAAAGAGCGGCCATATTTCTAAAAGCTGCTGATCTTATTGCCGGACCATACAGACAAAAGATGAATGCGGCTACAATGATAGGTCAGTCAAAGAATATTTATCAGGCTGAAATTGATTCAGCTTGCGAAATTTGTGATTTCCTTCGTTTCAACGTAGAATACATGGCTCAGTTATATAACGAACAGCCAGAATCTTCAGAAGGTGTATGGAATCGTGTAGAATACAGGCCTCTTGAGGGATTTGTATATGCAATAACACCTTTTAACTTTACAGCAATCGCAGGAAATTTACCTTCCAGTGCTGCTTTAATGGGAAATGTTGCCGTTTGGAAACCAAGCGACAGCCAGATGCTTTCGGCCCAGGTTCTTATGGAAGTGTTTAAAGAAGCAGGTGTGCCTGATGGTGTGATCAACATGATCAATGGCGATCCTGAAATGATCACTGATACCGTATTAGCAAGTCCAGATTTTGCCGGAATTCACTTTACTGGAAGTACTGATGTATTCAAAGGAATTTGGGAGAAAATTGGAAGCAACATCAGGAAATATAAAACCTACCCAAGAATTGTTGGAGAAACAGGAGGAAAAGACTTCATTCTGGCGCATCCAACTGCTAAAGCAAAACAAGTTGCAACGGCAATTTCCAGAGGAGCTTTTGAATATCAGGGGCAAAAATGTAGCGCTGCATCCCGTGTTTACCTACCTAAAAGTCTTTGGCCTGAAATCAAAGATTTTGTAAAAGAAGATGTTGAGTCCTTTAAAATGGGATCTCCAGAAGACATGACTAATTTTATCAATGCGGTTATTCATGAGGGCTCTTTTGATAAATTGGCCAGTTATATAGACAAAGCCAAGAAAGATAAAAATG
Protein-coding regions in this window:
- the apaG gene encoding Co2+/Mg2+ efflux protein ApaG, translated to MVQQVTKGIKISVETHFEGMFYKEYRIQFAFGYKIIIENQSNDAVQLESRFWEIKDALNETQTVCGEGVIGKQPVLQPGEIHSYQSGCVLTGPFGAMKGHYNMLNFSNSKTFIVNIPSFKLCAPYALN
- a CDS encoding NRDE family protein, which gives rise to MCTITLVPHPGSMDGFILTSNRDEAVSRNTLAPEEEIYRGKKLFFPKDEKAGGTWIGVSENLRCVCLINGAEKPHVRKPEYRKSRGVVVKDFLAKNNLKSLFKEYDLKNIEPFTMIVVDWHNGLAFYEFIWNGTARKLTRLSMKEHIWSSSPLYSEHMKSKRIKWFKNLKETKGLSSESLLDFHHNAGEGDKEFNLIIDRGFLKTQSITQVQNTSSELRFLYESLVKKEKTKNYLQFNA
- the pruA gene encoding L-glutamate gamma-semialdehyde dehydrogenase, with product MGKGFFHVPVAVNEPVKSYAPGTPEREEVLLTYKDLYNAKTEVPLYIGSDAIKTGDTKTINPPHDHKHEVGTYHLAKKKHVEKAIETALEARKKWSKLEWEQRAAIFLKAADLIAGPYRQKMNAATMIGQSKNIYQAEIDSACEICDFLRFNVEYMAQLYNEQPESSEGVWNRVEYRPLEGFVYAITPFNFTAIAGNLPSSAALMGNVAVWKPSDSQMLSAQVLMEVFKEAGVPDGVINMINGDPEMITDTVLASPDFAGIHFTGSTDVFKGIWEKIGSNIRKYKTYPRIVGETGGKDFILAHPTAKAKQVATAISRGAFEYQGQKCSAASRVYLPKSLWPEIKDFVKEDVESFKMGSPEDMTNFINAVIHEGSFDKLASYIDKAKKDKNAEIVVGGNYDKSKGYFIEPTVILTTDPHYTTMETELFGPVVTIYLYDDKNFDEKKWVDICETVDNTSIYALTGAIISGDRYAAAQATDLLQNAAGNFYINDKPTGAVVGQQPFGGARSSGTNDKAGSKMNLMRWISVRLIKETFVPATDYRYPFLGE